Proteins encoded within one genomic window of Bos indicus x Bos taurus breed Angus x Brahman F1 hybrid chromosome 18, Bos_hybrid_MaternalHap_v2.0, whole genome shotgun sequence:
- the FCGRT gene encoding IgG receptor FcRn large subunit p51: MRLPRPQPWGLGLLLVLLPGALSAENYRSLQYHFTAVSAPAAGTPAFWVSGWLGPQQYLSYNNLRAQAEPYGAWVWESQVSWYWEKETMDLRNQETLFLEALQALGEGPFTMQGLLGCELGPDNVSVPVAKFALNGEEFMMFDPKLGIWDGDWPESRTVSIKWTQQPEAVNKEKTFLLYSCPHRLLGHLERGRGNLEWKEPPSMRLKARPGSPGFSVLTCSAFSFYPPELKLRFLRNGLAIGSGEIDMGPNGDGSFYAWSSLTVKSGDEHHYRCVVQHAGLAQPLTVELESPARTSVPVVGIVIGLFLLLTVAAGGALLWRRMRKGLPAPWISFRGEDVGALLPTPGLSKDGES; this comes from the exons ATGCGGCTTCCCCGGCCTCAGCCCTGGGGGCTCGGTCTGCTGCTCGTCCTCCTGCCTGGGGCGCTGAGCGCAG AGAACTATCGCTCGCTCCAGTACCACTTCACCGCCGTGTCGGCCCCCGCAGCGGGGACCCCTGCTTTCTGGGTTTCGGGCTGGCTGGGGCCCCAGCAGTACCTGAGCTACAATAATCTACGGGCGCAGGCTGAGCCCTACGGCGCGTGGGTCTGGGAAAGCCAGGTGTCCTGGTATTGGGAGAAAGAGACCATGGATCTGAGGAACCAGGAGACGCTCTTCCTCGAAGCGCTCCAAGCTTTAGGCGAAG GCCCCTTCACCATGCAGGGCCTGTTGGGCTGCGAGTTGGGCCCTGACAATGTCTCGGTGCCGGTGGCCAAGTTTGCCCTGAACGGCGAGGAGTTCATGATGTTTGACCCCAAGCTGGGCATCTGGGATGGTGACTGGCCTGAGTCCCGGACTGTCAGTATCAAGTGGACGCAGCAGCCAGAGGCGGTCAACAAGGAGAAGACCTTCCTCCTCTACTCCTGCCCACACCGGCTGCTGGGGCATCTGGAGAGGGGCCGGGGCAACCTGGAGTGGAAAG AGCCACCCTCCATGCGCCTGAAGGCCCGACCCGGCAGTCCCGGCTTCTCTGTGCTCACCTGCAGCGCCTTCTCCTTCTACCCACCTGAGCTGAAGCTGCGCTTTCTGCGGAACGGGCTGGCCATTGGCTCTGGTGAGATAGACATGGGCCCCAACGGCGACGGCTCCTTCTACGCCTGGTCATCACTCACAGTCAAGAGTGGCGACGAGCACCACTACCGCTGCGTGGTGCAGCACGCGGGGCTGGCCCAGCCCCTCACGGTGGAGCTGG AATCACCAGCCAGGACCTCGGTGCCAGTGGTGGGGATCGTCATCGGCTTATTCCTGCTCCTGACAGTGGCTGCGGGAGGAGCTCTCCTGTGGAGAAGGATGAGGAAGGGGCTGCCAG CTCCTTGGATCTCTTTCCGTGGGGAGGATGTAGGGGCCCTCCTGCCCACTCCCGGCCTGTCCAAGGATGGTGAATCTTAG